One Ricinus communis isolate WT05 ecotype wild-type chromosome 2, ASM1957865v1, whole genome shotgun sequence DNA segment encodes these proteins:
- the LOC8278886 gene encoding uncharacterized protein LOC8278886, whose amino-acid sequence MVFQSPARPWFRLSSIVRPAPPAPPAPPVRTTLHISLSRPQLPKENESWEKSPPNVERASPEDSSTNAKTKERDQQNTKKEEDIATAKPVELVNTVKKEQVKMVLTEEQIKAIFKKFEAKGEKLLRKKDLKKAFYHFGFFFPQYGPIDILDANKDGFVKLKDLDALVGYAVKHGYTVK is encoded by the exons ATGGTGTTCCAGTCCCCAGCTCGGCCTTGGTTTCGCCTCTCATCAATTGTACGTCCTGCTCCTCCTGCTCCTCCTGCTCCTCCTGTTAGGACTACCTTGCATATATCTTTGTCCCGGCCTCAGTTGCCAAAGGAAAATGAATCCTGGGAAAAATCGCCACCAAACGTTGAACGG GCGAGCCCGGAGGACAGTAGTACAAACGCTAAAACCAAAGAAAGAGATCAACAGAACACTAAAAAAGAAGAGGACATTGCTACTGCTAAACCTGTAGAACTCGTTAATACAGTTAAGAAAGAACAAGTGAAGATGGTCCTAACTGAGGAGCAGATAAAGGcaattttcaagaaatttgaGGCCAAGGGAGAAAAACTCCTGCGCAAGAAAGACCTGAAAAAAGCCTTCTATCATTTCGGCTTTTTCTTCCCTCAATATGGGCCCATCGATATCTTGGATGCTAATAAAGATGGATTCGTCAAGTTGAAGGACCTGGATGCTCTCGTAGGTTATGCTGTTAAACATGGATATACGGTTAAATGA
- the LOC8278885 gene encoding uncharacterized protein LOC8278885 — protein sequence MEPQNDEVQKVEELQLPLIIAIENGSGSSSNSKIAHELAMFIKCPLIDENDISQALREVSLTTSNSRATNFPDELAQNLPFEAICQLVSTQLSLKIKVIMKTLLSSPARIVRLDELARSFGARLIIIDRKTGDQQYDDYDIQDVLKLYVDMDSFDANKVVSDISSKLSDTENYQVPKDNLASTTSFKPSLQDDVVVEENESYRKMKQPTNDHVHSLTLFEKPRKDKLVCKSCKEVISSSCYQCVVCDEFILHKSCAESAANVKVLSQNRPPFLKSMKPHYDFKEKHKCSNCEEFSYDCCDCLLQTHLNHGFLPTVLYHSQHQHLLNFVIMPLKYNYQYLCCACGTIQLQNDQHRLSLTSQDDSGEYYCDICDREGDLGQLFYQCEDCDFAIHVKCLPELSQSTTTF from the exons ATGGAACCACAGAATGATGAAGTGCAAAAAGTAGAAGAATTGCAATTGCCACTGATCATAGCAATAGAAAATGGTTCAGGGTCCAGTAGTAACAGCAAAATAGCCCATGAACTAGCCATGTTCATAAAATGCCCTCTCATTGATGAAAATGATATCTCCCAAGCCCTTAGAGAAGTCTCTCTAACAACCTCAAACTCCAGAGCCACCAATTTCCCTGATGAACTAGCACAAAATTTACCTTTCGAAGCTATCTGTCAATTAGTGTCAACCCAACTCAGCTTGAAGATCAAAGTTATCATGAAAACACTGCTCTCTTCCCCTGCGCGCATCGTCAGATTAGATGAGCTGGCAAGATCTTTTGGCGCCCGTCTGATCATCATCGACCGCAAAACTGGCGATCAACAGTATGATGATTATGATATTCAAGATGTCCTGAAGCTTTATGTGGACATGGATTCATTCGACGCAAACAAAGTCGTCTCTGATATATCCAGCAAGCTTTCTGACACGGAAAATTATCAGGTACCTAAAGACAATTTAGCAAGTACTACGTCATTCAAACCATCATTGCAGGATGACGTTGTCGTAGAAGAGAATGAGAGCTATCGGAAAATGAAACAACCAACAAACGACCACGTGCATTCTTTAACCTTATTCGAGAAACCCCGAAAGGATAAACTCGTGTGTAAGAGTTGCAAAGAAGTTATTTCTAGCTCCTGCTATCAATGTGTAGTGTGTGATGAGTTCATTCTTCATAAATCCTGTGCAGAGTCTGCCGCAAATGTAAAGGTTCTTTCACAAAATCGCCCTCCTTTCTTGAAATCAATGAAACCTCATTATGATTTCAAAGAGAAGCATAAATGTAGTAATTGTGAAGAATTCTCGTACGATTGTTGTGATTGCCTTCTCCAGACTCACCTCAACCATGGGTTCTTGCCAACAGTTCTTTATCATAGTCAACACCAGCACCTGCTTAATTTCGTAATTATGCCACTGAAGTATAATTATCAGTACCTGTGTTGTGCCTGTG GCACTATCCAGCTACAAAACGACCAACACCGTTTGTCCCTTACTTCTCAAGATGATTCTGGTGAGTATTATTGTGATATTTGCGACAGGGAAGGAGACTTGGGCCAATTGTTTTATCAGTGTGAAgattgtgattttgctattcaTGTGAAGTGCTTGCCTGAGCTAAGCCAGAGCACAACTACCTTTTAG
- the LOC8278884 gene encoding probable disease resistance protein RF9 → MALAAAVSILIKNLLTILDDKELNSPRLKKEVSSAKAKLEHVRTLLTEAEAKQNTKQTVSVDKLETRLLKRVYSSDDMIESFCIRTELQRRKFLCKVRPFTQLLLLQSQSLTRNMKEFVREIDVACTECEDQREGTLENKFATQSSFSKVDGGDQDTTKSSITKEEAEQIASNEDHVHPDGESSPNEQPAKAYQADIQPASRVEPSSAEVRRSVSDQKLARSPEPNSQQTAAELSSQQPAADPSSQQPAAKPTGAEAEATISDEKDNVQYVKPNIPSEPGAEINETTISEEKRPQQLPLIPGLDDDSDFIGRKVQADELTEVIRNHHKLRFLISVVGAAGSGKTTFLRNIYNKADIVQNFQLRAWVNVSEEFPETVIPDDVEHKKKNLLIDILRQVAAIKEEEKLPLDKLEEKVRDFFIRKRFLIVLDDVKTSVMWESVKRTFPNSLNGSRMILITRDDKIAAEMNDQGFPPVKLLNLDIDESWALFLKKVGQKEEGITDESLKQLIFDKCKGLPLAIVVLGGLLSTKDPGSWSKMVDRLSFGDDPSKAILALAYQDLASELKPCLLYLGLFPKDHEISVRRLFRLWAAEGFATPTKEGETPEFLVEKYLQDLIQRNMIDVSKWRSDESPKRCRVPGILYDNVFPSAAEIGFFHVLRSLNYDQQCNIRRVAAYLDISNPVLDRWVYNLRSYISFNTRKGDTPADEIDRFINKIIVKRGFGLLTVLDLENVYKPVLTETIGKLIHLSYLGLRWTFLDSIPNSVGDLPSLETLDVKHTNVTSLPISIWNSKKLRHLYMNEIYLDVSLQKPFASRSLGSLLTLWGLIIGKKSLGEDWFNRLKRLTKLGLTCHFESLGQVTNWISKSTQLRALKLRSIDEFSRPADLELGTMNQHKLLSELYLLGKLSQAIDDYLLPQSLRMLTLSVSQLKNDPMQYLGQLPHLKVLRLFARSYLGSEMTCHAKGFPELRVLKLWMLEKLEKWTVEEGSMPLLKELEIRRCEALKETSGLQNLTTLKELTLTNMPNDFVAKIESSMEGISGRKVAVTVNKFHFAPVPK, encoded by the exons ATGGCATTGGCGGCAGCTGTATccattttgataaaaaatctACTAACTATCCTCGATGATAAAGAACTAAACAGTCCAAGGTTGAAGAAAGAAGTTAGCAGTGCCAAGGCTAAGTTAGAACATGTCCGAACACTCTTAACAGAGGCAGAGGCAAAGCAAAACACTAAACAAACAGTCAGTGTTGATAAATTGGAGACTAGGCTTCTAAAACGTGTTTACTCCTCAGATGACATGATTGAGTCCTTCTGTATAAGAACAGAACTGCAGAGAAGGAAGTTTTTATGTAAAGTGCGTCCTTTCACCCAATTACTGTTGCTGCAGAGCCAATCTCTTACTCGAAATATGAAGGAATTTGTGCGAGAGATTGATGTTGCATGCACTGAATGTGAAGATCAGCGAGAAGGAACTCTGGAGAATAAATTTGCCACTCAATCAAGCTTTTCAAAAGTAGATGGTGGGGATCAAGATACCACTAAATCAAGCATTACAAAGGAAGAAGCTGAGCAAATTGCTTCAAATGAAGATCATGTGCATCCCGATGGAGAAAGCAGTCCAAATGAACAACCTGCAAAAGCATATCAAGCGGATATTCAGCCTGCTAGTCGTGTTGAGCCAAGCAGCGCAGAAGTTAGACGAAGTGTTTCAGATCAAAAACTAGCGCGAAGTCCTGAGCCAAACTCACAGCAAACTGCAGCTGAACTAAGCTCACAACAGCCCGCAGCTGACCCAAGCTCACAACAGCCTGCAGCTAAACCAACCGGTGCAGAAGCTGAAGCGACAATTTCTGATGAAAAAGACAACGTCCAATACGTGAAACCAAACATTCCAAGTGAACCTGGAGCAGAAATCAATGAAACAACCATATCAGAAGAAAAGAGACCGCAGCAGTTGCCATTAATTCCAGGCTTAGATGACGATTCAGACTTTATTGGCCGAAAGGTTCAAGCAGATGAGTTAACTGAAGTAATCCGTAACCACCACAAGTTGCGTTTTCTTATTTCAGTGGTGGGTGCTGCTGGCTCTGGGAAGACAACTTTTCTGAGGAACATTTATAACAAAGCAGATATTGTGCAGAACTTTCAATTACGTGCTTGGGTTAATGTTTCTGAAGAGTTTCCAGAGACAGTCATCCCCGATGATGTTGAgcacaagaaaaaaaatctcttGATTGATATACTGAGACAAGTTGCAGCAATCAAAGAGGAGGAGAAGCTGCCTCTTGACAAACTGGAGGAGAAGGTTCGTGATTTTTTTATCCGCAAGAGGTTTCTAATAGTTTTGGATGATGTCAAGACTTCTGTTATGTGGGAAAGCGTCAAGCGCACCTTTCCAAACTCATTAAATGGCAGCAGGATGATTCTCATTACTCGTGATGACAAGATAGCAGCAGAGATGAATGATCAGGGGTTCCCTCCAGTTAAGTTGCTCAATTTAGACATTGATGAAAGTTGGGCTTTGTTTTTGAAGAAAGTAGgccaaaaagaagaaggaataACTGATGAATCCTTGAAACAGTTAATTTTCGATAAATGCAAGGGTCTACCTCTTGCAATTGTTGTGCTAGGAGGTCTCTTATCCACTAAAGATCCAGGCAGTTGGTCAAAAATGGTTGACCGCTTAAGTTTTGGTGATGATCCTTCCAAAGCTATCTTGGCGTTAGCTTATCAAGATCTTGCATCTGAGTTAAAGCCTTGTCTTCTATATTTAGGCCTTTTTCCTAAAGATCATGAGATTTCTGTTCGGAGGTTGTTCCGGTTGTGGGCTGCTGAAGGATTCGCCACTCCAACAAAAGAAGGAGAAACCCCTGAATTTCTGGTTGAGAAATATTTACAGGATTTGATCCAAAGAAACATGATAGATGTTTCAAAGTGGAGATCAGATGAAAGCCCCAAAAGGTGTCGAGTTCCTGGTATTCTCTACGATAATGTCTTTCCAAGTGCTGCAGAGATTGGATTTTTTCATGTGCTTCGTAGCCTAAACTATGATCAACAGTGCAACATCAGGAGGGTTGCTGCATATCTTGATATCAGTAATCCTGTTCTGGATCGTTGGGTTTATAATTTACGGTcttatatatctttcaacaccCGAAAAGGAGATACACCTGCAGATGAAATTGACAGGTTTATCAACAAGATTATAGTGAAAAGAGGCTTTGGATTGCTCACTGTACTTGACCTAGAAAATGTCTATAAACCAGTTTTAACTGAGACAATAGGAAAACTGATCCATCTAAGTTACCTAGGCTTGAGATGGACATTTCTTGATTCCATCCCAAATTCTGTAGGTGACTTGCCTAGCTTAGAAACTCTTGATGTGAAGCACACTAATGTCACTTCCTTGCCAATTTCCATCTGGAACTCAAAGAAGCTAAGGCATCTTTACATGAATGAGATTTATTTGGATGTGTCCCTCCAAAAGCCATTCGCTAGTCGATCTTTGGGCAGTCTTTTGACATTGTGGGGACTAATAATAGGGAAAAAGAGCCTTGGAGAAGATTGGTTCAACAGGCTGAAACGCCTGACGAAACTTGGACTCACATGCCATTTTGAATCACTTGGGCAGGTGACTAACTGGATTTCTAAGTCGACTCAACTTCGAGCCCTCAAGTTAAGGTCCATCGATGAATTTAGTCGACCTGCAGACCTGGAGTTAGGTACCATGAACCAGCACAAACTTCTTTCCGAATTGTATCTGCTTGGAAAGTTATCACAGGCAATTGATGACTATCTGCTTCCACAAAGTCTCAGGATGCTTACTTTATCAGTATCACAACTAAAGAATGATCCCATGCAGTACTTAGGACAGCTACCTCATCTGAAAGTTCTGAGACTTTTTGCTCGCTCTTACTTAGGGAGTGAGATGACTTGTCATGCCAAAGGGTTTCCGGAACTTCGAGTCTTGAAATTGTGGATGCTTGAGAAACTGGAGAAATGGACCGTTGAGGAAGGCTCCATGCCTTTGCTTAAGGAATTGGAGATTAGACGCTGTGAAGCACTGAAGGAAACTAGCGGTTTGCAAAACCTGACAACTCTGAAGGAACTGACCCTCACAAATATGCCCAACGACTTTGTAGCAAAGATTGAAAGCAGCATGGAGGGAATTTCAGGAAGGAAAGTGGCAGTTACTGTCAATAAATTCCATTTCGCTCCTGTGCCA AAGTAA